From one Hirundo rustica isolate bHirRus1 chromosome W, bHirRus1.pri.v3, whole genome shotgun sequence genomic stretch:
- the LOC120764988 gene encoding uncharacterized protein LOC120764988, producing MNTLWLRIFHNLAYRNPISRIVLFVLPVVISVTQELESVSNQKNAEWPWSQAFIQYTGSMGNYSDIKDLNLSTVVMHENQIYERREWQKQKLWTLQGTIGEVVRVGCRMINGTNYEKAIQISVSTSPADYHREICDRLSKSDCWYNFTLVQTVNVICLWGRGNKGLTFKFKITTTPIATTKSTVTQAQTTPPKIEHKIYEIGPYVIRNTGQQQLLFNPEWSLKRIEVLMQTNISEIQPACSSFLRTSSEGWTTWLQKQVHFRGRMRRDLTGILGTGLGVLNGIDSEILMNKLATATNDLVKLRQPLQSSLLALGTSQWEISKILPKWKEAEDQDHKLIINALNIAQNNVSLALSCIQAQLWIQSIVALVVREGNEGTFPIEIRKIVWDNASNLERKLQSWWTLVNFTYDPTTEIATTFVLTIRNATIYNIHPIIALGLNHEKNSALPLRT from the coding sequence ATGAATACATTGTGGTTGAGAATATTCCATAATTTAGCATACAGGAATCCAATCAgtagaattgttttgtttgttttgcctgtagTTATAAGTGTAACCCAAGAATTGGAAAGCGTCTCtaaccagaaaaatgctgaatggCCTTGGTCCCAGGCTTTCATTCAGTATACTGGATCCATGGGAAATTATTCCGACATAAAGGATTTAAACCTATCAACCGTGGTTATGCATGAAAACCAGATATATGAAAGGCGAGAAtggcagaaacaaaagctgtggaCCCTTCAAGGGACTATAGGGGAGGTAGTCAGAGTAGGATGCCGAATGATTAACGGGACTAACTATGAAAAGGCAATTCAAATTAGTGTCTCGACTTCTCCTGCAGATTATCACCGGGAAATTTGTGATCGTCTAAGTAAATCGGACTGTTGGTATAATTTTACGTTAGTACAGACGGTGAATGTGATCTGCCTTTGGGGTCGTGGTAACAAAGGGctcacatttaaatttaaaataacaactaCACCTATTGCAACAACCAAATCAACTGTAACCCAAGCTCAGACCACACCACCTAAAATTGAACacaaaatttatgaaattgGCCCATATGTAATAAGGAATACGGGGCAACAACAACTGTTATTTAATCCAGAGTGGTCTCTTAAGCGTATTGAAGTActaatgcaaacaaacatttctgagattcAGCCAGCCTGTTCCTCTTTTCTAAGAACATCATCCGAGGGCTGGACAACATGGTTACAAAAGCAAGTACACTTCAGAGGCAGAATGAGAAGAGATTTAACTGGAATATTAGGAACAGGATTGGGGGTCTTAAATGGAATcgattcagaaatattaatgaacaaATTAGCCACTGCCACAAATGATTTGGTAAAACTAAGACAACCCCTGCAATCCTCTTTATTAGCACTAGGAACTAGCCAATGGgaaatttccaaaatactaCCAAAGTGGAAAGAAGCTGAGGACCAGGACCATAAGCTAATAATAAACGCACTAAATATAGCCCAAAACAATGTGTCGTTAGCCCTCAGCTGCATACAGGCACAATTATGGATACAATCAATTGTTGCTCTAGTAgtaagagagggaaatgaaggtACTTTTCCAATTGAAATTCGGAAGATTGTCTGGGACAATGCAAGCAacctagaaagaaaacttcagtcttgGTGGACTCTGGTAAATTTTACCTATGACCCTACCACCGAAATAGCTACTACTTTTGTACTGACTATACGCAATGCCACAATTTATAATATCCACCCTATTATTGCATTAGGattaaatcatgaaaaaaacagTGCTCTACCCCTCAGAACATAG